In a genomic window of Halalkalicoccus sp. CG83:
- a CDS encoding ferritin-like domain-containing protein, which translates to MTNDQVLEILREAYNDEMETVMNYMTNSIVLDGVHAEEIKDSLEQDIDEELNHARMLGERLKYFDARPGGSYEFEARQEGLQPPEDSTDILTVIDGVIEAEEDAIETYRSLIDAAEEANDPVTEDLAVQLLADEEAHRGEFRGFRKEYKD; encoded by the coding sequence ATGACGAACGATCAAGTACTCGAGATCCTGCGTGAGGCGTACAACGACGAGATGGAGACGGTGATGAACTACATGACTAACTCCATCGTCCTCGACGGGGTCCACGCAGAGGAGATCAAGGATAGCCTCGAACAGGACATCGACGAGGAGCTCAACCACGCACGGATGCTCGGCGAGCGGCTCAAGTACTTCGACGCCCGTCCGGGCGGCTCCTACGAGTTCGAGGCGCGCCAGGAGGGGCTCCAGCCCCCCGAGGACAGCACGGACATCCTCACCGTGATCGACGGCGTGATCGAGGCCGAGGAGGACGCCATCGAGACCTACCGCTCGCTGATCGACGCCGCCGAGGAGGCGAACGACCCCGTCACGGAGGACCTGGCGGTCCAGCTGCTCGCGGACGAGGAGGCCCACCGCGGTGAGTTCCGCGGCTTCCGCAAGGAGTACAAGGACTAG
- a CDS encoding LeuA family protein, giving the protein MPCPITPWAPPTPVGGVEFFQGTLASNNEIETARVFDTTLRDGEQTPRTSFSYDDKREIAAVLDEMGTHVIEAGFPVNGDAEFEAVRDIAKATHTTTCGLARVVEKDIEAAIDSGVDMVHTFVSTSDVQIEDSMHATRGDVTEQAVEAVRRANEAGVEVMFSPMDATRTDTAFLMEIVEAVDEVGVDWINIPDTCGVASPSRMGSLVREVKEHTDARIDVHAHDDFGMASANAIAGFEAGAEQAQVSVNGIGERAGNAAYEEVVMAAEAIYGVDTGIDTTRITELSRMIEEKSDVPVPANKPIVGQNAFSHESGIHAAGVIENSDTFEPGVMTPEMVGARRELVLGKHTGTHSVRQFLDEAGFSPTDDEVKEITRRVKDHGAEKNRVTRSDVKRFAREIGVSHEEVRA; this is encoded by the coding sequence ATACCATGTCCGATCACACCATGGGCTCCTCCGACACCAGTCGGGGGGGTCGAGTTCTTCCAGGGCACGTTAGCTTCCAATAACGAGATCGAGACCGCACGGGTCTTCGATACTACGCTCCGGGACGGCGAACAGACGCCTCGAACTTCGTTCTCGTACGACGACAAACGCGAGATAGCGGCGGTGCTCGACGAGATGGGCACCCACGTCATCGAGGCGGGCTTCCCGGTCAACGGCGACGCCGAGTTCGAGGCCGTCCGGGACATCGCCAAGGCAACGCACACGACCACCTGCGGGCTGGCCCGGGTGGTCGAGAAGGACATCGAGGCAGCGATCGACAGCGGCGTCGACATGGTGCACACGTTCGTCTCCACCAGCGACGTCCAGATCGAGGACTCGATGCACGCGACCCGCGGGGACGTCACCGAGCAGGCCGTCGAGGCGGTCCGCCGGGCCAACGAGGCCGGCGTCGAGGTGATGTTCTCGCCGATGGACGCCACCCGAACGGACACCGCGTTCCTGATGGAGATCGTCGAGGCCGTCGACGAGGTCGGCGTCGACTGGATCAACATTCCCGACACCTGCGGGGTCGCGAGCCCCAGCCGAATGGGCTCGCTGGTCCGCGAGGTGAAGGAGCACACCGACGCGCGGATCGACGTCCACGCCCACGACGACTTCGGGATGGCGAGCGCGAACGCCATCGCCGGCTTCGAGGCCGGCGCCGAGCAGGCCCAGGTGAGCGTCAACGGCATCGGCGAGCGCGCGGGCAACGCGGCCTACGAGGAGGTCGTGATGGCCGCCGAGGCGATCTACGGCGTCGACACCGGCATCGACACGACGCGCATCACCGAGCTGTCGCGGATGATCGAGGAGAAGAGCGACGTCCCCGTCCCGGCGAACAAGCCGATCGTGGGCCAGAACGCCTTCTCCCACGAGAGCGGGATCCACGCCGCCGGCGTCATCGAGAACAGCGACACGTTCGAGCCGGGCGTGATGACCCCCGAGATGGTCGGCGCGCGCCGCGAACTGGTGCTCGGAAAACACACCGGCACCCACTCGGTCCGGCAGTTCCTGGACGAGGCGGGCTTCTCCCCCACCGACGACGAGGTCAAGGAGATCACCCGGCGGGTGAAGGACCACGGCGCGGAGAAGAACCGCGTCACCAGATCCGACGTCAAGCGCTTCGCGCGCGAGATCGGCGTAAGCCACGAGGAGGTACGCGCGTAA
- a CDS encoding MPN domain-containing protein: MVYVTRGLIEALLEFAAEAEPERFTAGLEVTLAEEFDAMLDLPPETPVFTHFYHPDASQSVSAVFGMDLSTPMGRTRGRFVSHPDGELSVSLTDDLHATMLVAIPPWRRESVAVFDRRGRRGSLEVVDAEPPIEEL, encoded by the coding sequence GTGGTCTACGTCACGCGAGGATTGATCGAGGCGCTGCTCGAGTTCGCGGCCGAGGCGGAGCCCGAACGGTTCACCGCCGGTCTCGAAGTCACCCTCGCGGAGGAGTTCGACGCTATGCTCGACCTCCCGCCGGAGACGCCGGTCTTCACCCACTTCTACCACCCCGACGCGAGCCAGTCGGTCAGCGCCGTCTTCGGGATGGACCTCTCGACGCCGATGGGTCGGACTCGCGGGCGGTTCGTCTCACACCCCGACGGCGAACTCTCCGTCTCGCTCACCGACGACCTGCACGCGACGATGCTCGTCGCGATTCCGCCGTGGAGACGGGAGTCGGTCGCGGTGTTCGATCGGCGCGGTCGGCGGGGCTCGCTCGAGGTCGTCGACGCCGAACCGCCGATCGAGGAGCTGTAG
- a CDS encoding VOC family protein — protein MLDTLEWLALEVKHLDRARAFYVEHLDLAIERETDREVAFEAGKTTLVVRRPTGVPRGGLHVHYAFSTPAAAYDGWYDHLSESFELEEHVFGSAKSLYFDDPDDHCVEIGQSNDEGEGITGIFEVVLEVTDLERAESFYADLGFEVADRGSERRRIRLSGPTDLELWEPQLGLADARGGVHVDLGFGVEDPQGAADRVADRACAVEEVEDGVRVRDPDGHYLTFR, from the coding sequence ATGCTCGACACGCTGGAGTGGCTCGCACTCGAGGTCAAGCATCTCGACCGGGCCCGTGCGTTCTACGTCGAACACCTCGACCTGGCGATCGAACGCGAGACCGACCGTGAGGTCGCCTTCGAGGCGGGCAAGACGACGCTCGTGGTGCGCCGGCCCACGGGGGTGCCCCGCGGCGGCCTCCACGTCCACTACGCCTTCTCGACGCCCGCGGCGGCGTACGACGGGTGGTACGACCACCTCTCCGAGTCGTTCGAGCTCGAGGAGCACGTCTTCGGCTCCGCGAAGTCGCTCTACTTCGACGATCCCGACGACCACTGCGTCGAGATCGGCCAGTCGAACGACGAGGGCGAGGGGATCACCGGGATCTTCGAGGTGGTCCTCGAGGTGACGGACCTCGAGCGTGCGGAGTCGTTCTACGCCGATCTCGGATTCGAGGTCGCGGACCGCGGGAGCGAGCGGCGTCGGATCCGCCTCTCGGGGCCGACGGACCTCGAACTCTGGGAGCCCCAGTTGGGACTCGCCGACGCGCGCGGCGGCGTCCACGTCGATCTGGGGTTCGGGGTCGAGGATCCCCAAGGAGCCGCCGACCGGGTCGCCGATCGGGCGTGTGCGGTCGAGGAGGTAGAGGACGGCGTTCGGGTTCGGGACCCCGACGGCCACTACCTGACGTTCCGATAG
- a CDS encoding MFS transporter — protein MDDERAQFLTLYAARFAEGFGFITLITLLPYYINALDPSATSVLGVTVGAGFVIGMYTSGFTLAQTAAVVPLAWAGDRFDKRLVLLCSLGLGAVAYALFPLVDSSASLVLARGLQGIAVTGAGLMSLSLVGQIAAGGTRANHIGKANAASFAASILGSLSAGALYEAFGFTPVFAVIVVLTTVAWLGSVRYLEPDETRVGGFPFADLALNRRILTLTSFRVQYAFAVTLVRTWVPIYAGVTAAQGGLAYGALAVSLTVVAEKFTNMLCQPFTGRLSDGYGRAAFVFVGGGLYGVVALCVPFSPAIGAWLSLPAGYPLVGELSPAFVPLVALSGLLGVADSLREPASMALFADEGTSEGGVASSFGLRELVWRPGSVIAPLLGGWLMTTVSMASVFYVGGAFAITGVATLLAILVRSHGAAALIEW, from the coding sequence GTGGACGACGAGCGAGCCCAGTTTCTCACCCTGTACGCCGCGCGGTTCGCCGAGGGGTTCGGCTTCATCACGCTGATCACGCTGCTCCCGTACTACATCAACGCGCTCGATCCCTCGGCGACGAGCGTCCTCGGCGTGACCGTCGGCGCCGGGTTCGTCATCGGGATGTACACCTCCGGGTTTACGCTCGCGCAGACGGCCGCCGTCGTCCCGCTCGCGTGGGCCGGCGATCGCTTCGACAAGCGCCTCGTTCTGCTCTGTTCGCTCGGGCTCGGCGCGGTCGCCTACGCGCTGTTCCCGCTGGTCGACTCGAGCGCCTCGCTCGTCCTCGCGCGCGGGCTTCAGGGCATCGCGGTGACCGGCGCGGGACTGATGAGCCTCTCGCTGGTCGGTCAGATCGCCGCGGGCGGCACCCGGGCGAACCACATCGGAAAGGCCAACGCTGCGAGCTTCGCCGCCTCCATCCTCGGAAGCCTCTCGGCGGGCGCGCTCTACGAGGCGTTCGGCTTCACCCCCGTCTTCGCCGTCATCGTCGTCCTGACGACGGTCGCGTGGCTCGGGAGCGTTCGCTACCTGGAGCCCGACGAGACCCGGGTCGGGGGGTTCCCGTTCGCCGATCTCGCGCTCAACCGTCGGATCCTCACGCTCACGAGCTTTCGCGTGCAGTACGCCTTCGCCGTGACGCTCGTCCGGACCTGGGTGCCGATCTACGCCGGGGTGACGGCCGCCCAGGGCGGACTGGCCTACGGCGCGCTCGCGGTGAGCCTCACCGTCGTCGCCGAGAAGTTCACCAACATGCTCTGCCAGCCGTTCACCGGCCGGCTCTCCGACGGGTACGGCCGGGCCGCGTTCGTCTTCGTCGGTGGTGGCCTCTACGGCGTCGTCGCGCTCTGCGTGCCGTTCTCGCCCGCCATCGGCGCGTGGCTCTCGCTGCCCGCGGGCTACCCGCTCGTCGGCGAGCTCTCGCCCGCGTTCGTCCCGTTGGTGGCCCTCTCCGGGCTGCTCGGCGTGGCCGACAGCCTCCGCGAACCCGCGAGCATGGCGCTGTTCGCCGACGAGGGCACCTCGGAGGGCGGGGTCGCCTCCAGCTTCGGGCTCCGAGAGCTCGTCTGGCGGCCCGGCAGCGTGATCGCGCCGCTCCTGGGCGGGTGGCTCATGACGACCGTGAGCATGGCGTCGGTGTTCTACGTCGGCGGCGCGTTCGCGATCACGGGCGTGGCGACCCTCCTCGCGATCCTCGTCCGCTCCCACGGCGCCGCCGCGCTGATCGAGTGGTGA
- a CDS encoding DUF5779 family protein — protein MADFGLDLRTVEEHIDTDDESDTRRVSLGVLDGTTPSEEWIAAVDRGEVLVLAVEGELNELASGFAREISESGGELVHFREFLVVTPPGVSVDTRRL, from the coding sequence ATGGCCGACTTCGGGCTCGATCTCAGGACCGTGGAGGAACACATCGACACCGACGATGAGAGCGACACGAGACGGGTCTCGCTCGGCGTGCTCGACGGGACGACCCCATCGGAGGAGTGGATCGCCGCGGTCGACCGCGGCGAGGTGCTCGTGCTCGCCGTCGAGGGCGAGCTGAACGAGCTCGCCTCGGGCTTCGCCCGCGAGATCAGCGAGTCCGGGGGCGAACTCGTCCACTTCCGGGAGTTCCTCGTCGTCACGCCGCCGGGCGTGAGCGTCGACACGAGGCGCCTCTGA